The genomic DNA TCCGGATGGGCAGCCTTGCACGCACGTGCGTCTACAGTGGACCGGCTGCAAGAGCTGTGGACAGGCTCGCATCGACCGCACTTACGAGAACAACGCCTGACCAGATATTGGTTTTACCAATATCCAATGTTTCCCTGTTCCAGGAAGAAAGTTATTTGGGGACTGATCATGCCAGACTACTCAACCGAAATCGCTCAAATCGAAGAGATCCTCAATTCCGGGGTGACGGAACATTCCAATGATGGGCAGGTCACAAAGTTTGATCACGACAAACTGAGAACCCGTCTCCGCGAACTCAAACGCCTGCAGGCTGGCTCCAATGGCCGTGCACGTGTTTCGACAATTCGACTCAATTAAGCACTGATTCCATGATAGCAACGGCAGAACAACTGGGATGTTTTTCGGGATCGACAGAGCTGCAATATGCAGCGGCCGAGGGAAGTACGCGCCGCCAGGCACCGCCGCTGAATCTTCGCACGGAAGATCATGTTCTCAAAACATCCGCTCGCAAACGTCTGATCTCCAACTCGCGAGATCTTCGCCGCAACTTTGCCCTGGCCGGCTGGGTGATCCGGAAGCATCTCGATTATGTGGCCTCATTCGAATTCCAGATGCAGACTCCCAACAAGAAATTCAACGCCGCTGTTGAGAAGCTGATGAAGCGGTGGAGCAAACCCAACTGCGATGTTTCCGGACGCTTCACGCTTCGCAAAATGTTGCGGCTGCTCGAATCCAAAGCCGTGCTCGATGGCGATGCCGGATTTATGAAAGTTGCTCAATTCCGCAACGGAAAACGCTTCCCGAAACTGCAGGGGATCGAAGGGGACCGGTTGATGAATCCGGACAAACCCAAGGATCCGGACCGTTGGGAAAAAGGGATCAAAGTCGATTCGGCTTATCGGCATCAGGCGTACGGAATCGGACGACGAACCCGCAATGGTCGCCTGGAACTTGAACGGGTTGTCACCGCTTCGCGGATGGTGTGGCACAACGGATACGTCGAGAACTTCGACCAGATTCGCGGCATCAGTCCGCTGGCACCTGGTCTGAATACGATGCGCGACACCTATGAAGGGTTTGATTACGCTCTGGCCCGCATGAAAATCGCGCAACTGTTTGCGTTTAAGATCACGCGCAAAATGGAGCAGCTCGAAGAGGAAGCCGGTGGTTACGGACTCAAAACAGCGACTGATGAGGATGAAGAAACCGGCGAAAGCAAAAAGTATGAAGTCGATTTCGGACGCGGTCCCGCGTTCCTCGACCTCGATCCGGGAGACGATGCCGCGTTCCTGGAATCAGCTCAGCCGAGCGATCAATTCCAGTCATTCACGATGCACGCGATCCAGATGAGCCTCAAAGCACTGGATATTCCGTTCAGTTTTTACTCGGAAGATTTCACCAATTTCTTTGGCAGCCGTGGTGCTTTGATGCACTACGAACGCAGCTGCAGCGATCGCCGGGAAACGCTGCAGGAAATTCTGCGACAAATCACCATCTGGTTATTGCAGATCTGGATCATTGACGGCGATCTCGAATTGCCGAAAGGCTGGACAATCGGCGATCTGGAATTCTATTGGAACTCCGTCGGAATTCCGTGGTGGGATCCCGCCAAAGAAATCAAGGGTGATTTGATGGCCATCAAAGCCGGCCTCGATACGCCGCAAAGAATCTGCAAGGAACGCGGCCGGGGTGATTTCTACGAGAACCTCGAAGAACTCAAGAAAGCCAAGGACGCAGCCGAGGACCTCGGCCTGGAACTTTCGTTCGATGCTCCTGGAGAAGCCAAACCCAAACCAGCCAAGGAAGGCGAGGACGATGCCGACGACGATGAAGAATAGAAGCCAGCAACCTCCCGATGAAGTTCTCTCCGTACCAGCCACCATGTTGATGTCTGGTGACGGGGAAAAGAACATCACGCCGGTTCGGCTGCAGGCACGATCCAAAGAAGTTCTCGACCATTGGTGGTGGGGACCGATGGTGCATGATTTCGCGGGGATGTCGCACAAAAACAAAATCGCGATCGACTATTGCCACGATTCCGAACAGATCATCGGCTATTGCGATCAGTTCGAGCAGACCGATTACGGCTTGGAGCTGGTTGGCGAACTGACCAGTCTGCACGATCAGGATCGCGCTGCCGAAATCGTTGGCAAGTTTGAAGCAGGCGTGCCGTACGAAGCGTCGATCACGTTTCGTTATGACAACGCGGAAGCGGAAATCGAATACGTGCCGTACGGTGCGGAAGTCGAGATTAACGGAGTCACTTTGGAAGGGCCGCTCACGGTCTTTCGAAAATGGAACCTCATTGGCGTCGCGATCTGCCCGCATGGGTACGACAGCAACACAAACGTGGAGCTGAGCCGCGACCAGTATTTTGAATCGCTGAAAGGAGACCACGCGATGCCAGGCACAAAAGCCAAAACCACACCGGAAGTCAAAACCAAGGAAACCGAGCTCGAAAATAATGAGCCGACTCCAAAAGTGAAAACTCCGGAAACCAAAACCGAACTGGAAAAGCCAGCTGACAAAACGTCTGCGGTTGACCAGGTGAAAACCGAACTCAAAAAGTTCACGGAACGGTTCGGTGGATCCGGGGCGGAAATGTACGTTGAAGGCCTCAGCTATGCCGATGCCCTCGACAAACATGCCCGCCAGCTGGAAGCAGAGCTCAGCAAAAAGGATGAAACGATTGCCGAGCTGCAAGGCAAGCTCAAAGCGATCGACACCGGCGAAGCCGAACCGGTTTCCAGTGGCAAAGAAGAACTGAGCGGAGAAAAGAAAAAAGGCCGGGGTGTTTCCGATCAATTGTCGGCCGGCATCCGCATTCAAGGTCGTAAATACGACAGTTGATTACGGCTGTCAAACGCGAATGTGAAAACTTGTGAGCGCGTTCCCACCGGCACACAAAATTTCTAATCATTTTCAAGGATGAATATCATGGCGGACAATCTGAAAACTTTGGCCGATCTTCTGGTTGTGAATACAGCCGGTGCGGCTGACATCGAAGTCTCCGATTTACTCAACGACGCGGCGATCCTTAATCGTCTGGCCGCAACTGAGGCGAGTGATGGAACTCTTCACAAATACACCAAAGAAAACGGTGCTCCAGTAGTCGGATTCCGTGCACCTAACACCGGTCGCGACATCTCCAAATCGACTGATGAACTGGTCACAATCGAGCTGAAGATTCTCAGCGCGAACACTAGATGCGACCAGGCCATCGCCAATTCTTACAAGAAGGGAGGTCCGGAAGCTTATGTCGGGAAAGAAGCCAGACGACACCTAAAACAGGCGTTCTTCATGGCGGAACAACAGTCGATCTATGGCACTGGAAACGATGCTGATGGTTTCACGGGGCTAATCGATAATGACATCGTGAAGTTCAAAGATTCCGATATGGTCGTGGATGCCGGTGGCGACACGGTCAACGGAACCAGTTCCGTCTGGTTCTTCGTGACTAACGATGAAGAGACTGACGTCACCGCGATCGCTGGCCAGGATGGCAAAATTGACATTGGCGAGACTGTCACGATCGAAGGCTACGATGCCGACGGGAAAGGACTGCCGATGTATTACACGCCGATTGAAGGCTGGATGGGGCTGCAGGTTGGTTCGATTCATTCGGTAGGTCGGATTTGCAACATCGACTTCGATCATCCTTTGACCGACGAACTTCTGTCTAAGCTTCTTGAGAAGTTCCCCAAGATGCCCGCCTTCGGTGCATTCAGCCGCACGACCCGAGGACAGTTGCAGCGTTCACGTACGACGTACTCTCCAACGGGCATGCCAGCTCCGCTACCACAGGAATACGAAGGTGTTCCATTGATTGTCGCGGAATCGCTCAAGAATACCGAAGCGGTTACGGCTGCTGCTGCATAATCATTGTTGAAGGGGTGAACAGGACCGGCTTTCGGGCCGGTCCTGTGAGGGGTGGAAATGTCTGTTGAAATCATCGCGGCGCGAGTCTCACGCAGGGCTCACAAAAAGTTGAACGGCTTCGCTGTCCTCTACAAACGAGGAGAGTTGACCTGTTCACCGATCGCCACTGTCGGGAATACGCGCCGCGATCAGCAGTTTCATGACGGACACATTTCAAGAAAACAAATCCGCGATTTTTTGATTGATGCAGCAGAATTGATTATCGACAACATCCCGGTGGAACCGGAACTCGATGATCTGATTGAGGAGACCGTCGGCGACCGGGTGTATGTCTATCGGGTCGTTTCTCCTGGAGGAAACGAGGAGCCGTTTCGGTATTCCGATCGGCATCGCCTCACCTGGCGTTTGCATGTCGAGCTGATTGAAGAGAGGGATGTCGAATGACCGAAATCAATCCGATTGACGATCGTCCGGTTCAGCTGGCCTGTTTGTACGTCGACAAATTGAATCTGGAATTTGCTGGGACATTTTTGGCGAAGTATGAGTTGCTGCCTGAACAGGATCTCAAGGATCTGAAAGATTTGACGGTCCGCGTCATCCCTGGGGAGCTGCTCGCGTCTGAATTGGCCGATCGTGGTGACACCGTCGAAAACGAATGGTTGATTGGAATTTCATTTCAGCAACGCGTCGAACGCAGCGATCCCACGAAGACCAATGCAGTCCTGCAGATCGTGCGTCAGGTGCGTGATTATTTGAATCGGAATCGCATTGTGACGATTGGCGACGATGAATTCCTGCTCACTGATATTGCCTCCGATCCGTATCTCGACCGGCATTTGCTGGCTAAAGGCCAGTGCTATTCGGGTTTGGTTCTCTCATTCAAAGAATGGGAGGACATCGACGAATGATAACGACCGTCCAGGGCTCACTACTCCCCTCTGTGCGCATCGATCAATTCTTTGATCGTCGCGGCCAGATGGCGGGCATCCAGCGCAAGAAGTTCAAATACCTCCGCCGGGCCGGTGGAACAATCCGTTTGATTGCAAAACGGTCGATTCGCAAACGCAAAGCGATTTCTACTCCTGGAACTCCACCAAGTTCACACGAAGGGTCACTTCGCAAATCGATCTTTTACGGTCTGGACAAAATGAACGAATCAGCCGTCATCGGGCCATCGGCGGCCTGGCGACAAGCGGATTCGGGCGGAACTCTCAGAGGGGCCTCACTGCTCGAATTCGGCGGTGTCACCTGGGGACCGGCCATGTGGATCCCTGGGGAAAAGAAAAAAGACAATTGGATCCGGATCCCAGCCGGGCCACGAACCTATCGGCCGCGACCATTCATGGATCCGGCACTCGATGAAGCTGAACCACGTCTGGCGAAGATGTTCGCCGACGCTTAATTCATATTTCCTCAGAAAGGACTCTGAAACATGTCACGTTCAAAACTTTCCTTCAAGGCCAAGAGTTACGTCAACCTTGCAGGCACCGACACCGAAATGACAACGATCAAAGATCAGGTCACTCTCAACTTCTCCAAGAATGAATCGGATGATTCTGCCAAAGGGGATGAGTGGGATATGGTCCGAGGAACAACCAAAGTTGTTTCTGTCGACTTCCAGCTGCTCGTCAAAGCGGACGATCCCATCAAAACCGCATTGTTGGATTCTTTGCTCAATAACACGCCTCTGGAAATGCATTTCCTCGACGGTTCGCTCGGAACGGCCGGTTCAGAAGGCATTCATGCGGACTTCGAAGTCATGCAGATGAACCGCACGGAAGCCCGCAAAGAAGTCCTGGTCTACGACTGCAACGTCAAAATCACGCGAGGGGAAACCGAAGGCGTCCCGGAATGGTTCATCGACGCGACGGTATAAGCCTCAGATTAACTGACATTTCGTAATCTCTGCAGGATGAGGAATTTCGATGCAAGTTTTTTATGACGATCTGAAACGCCAATGGCGGATCCAGATTAACGTTGGCACGCTCAAAAAAGTGCGTCGGGTTTTCAGCGAGGATGGCAAACCGTTCGATCTGCTCGATCCTCATTTGCCAACCCGCCTGGCCAACGATCCCGCGTTGTTCGTCGATCTGCTCTGGGAGCTGGTCGACAAGACTCAGAATCCGGGAGTGACACCCGAACAATTCGCCGAGGGCCTCGGCGGCGACGGGCTCGAAGCGGCGTCCGAGGCGTTCATAGAGGAACTGTTCGATTTTTTCCCGAAAGCCCGACGGGATCTGAATCGGGCGATCTATGCGAACGTGAAACGGGAACAGGACCGGATCATCACCGAGACGATTCAGCAGATCAACAATCTTCCGATCAACGGCGAAAAGACATCCTCCAGCGATGTTACGAGCTCGCCGGAATCCTCGGAATAAATCCGGAGCCCTACACGCTTCGCGAACTCGACTGGATGACAGAAGGGCACGGCCGTGAACGCTGGAACCACACGGCCGACCTGTTGTCACTGATGGCCAACTGCCATCGATCAGCCGATTCCGAACCGTTCAAGCGGTCGGATTTTCATCCGTTCACGGATCCGAAATCACGTCAGGATGACATCGATTTTGAGGAAGTGGATTTGAAGATTCTCAAACCGATGTTTACTAATTGATCGTTTAATCATCAGAGCAAGGATGCTCGACCAACATGAGTGCCAGAGACACACGAGCTGGCGGCGCCTATGTCGAGGTGTACGCCAAAACGACCAAAGCCGAGCAGGCACTCACGCGCGTGGCCAATCGTCTGAAAGCCTTTGGCGCTCAGACGATGACCATCGGACGCAATATGGTCCTGGGCGGATCTCTGGCCGCCGCTGGGCTGATTCCGGTCATTACGACGCTTTCGACGTTCGAAGATCAGGTGTCAGCGGTGGGAGCCGTCAGTAACGCCTCGGCAAACGATCTGGAAATGCTCAGAGCCAAGGCCAAGCAGCTCGGGGCCACAACCAGTTTTACGGCGACGCAAGTTGCACAAATCATGACCGAACTCGGCCGGGCCGGTTTTACCGCCGGCCAGGTCGACAAGATGACCGAATCGGTTCTCGCGTTGTCAAGAGCCACCGGCACTGAAGCGGCGATTAGTGCCGGCATCATGGCCTCGAGTATCCGACAATTCGGCCTGGGAGCCGAAGACGCGGCAAGAGTCGCCGATGTACTCACGCTCGCCGCAAACAGCACGTTCAACACCGTCGAAGGCCTCGGCGAATCGCTGAAATACGCCGGACCGGTGGCCAAATCTCTGGGAATGAGTTTTGAAGACACGGTTGCCCTGCTCGGCGTGTTGGGGAACGTCGGCATCCAGGGCTCGGAAGCTGGAACGGCCTTGCGTCGTCTCGGTGTGATCTCAGCGGGATCCGGCGAACAGTTGGAGAAAATCTTCGGTGTCTCCAACGTTGATGCGGCTAATAATCTGAAACCGTTGATTCAAATTCTCGATGAAATCAACGAAGCCACGAAAAACATGCCCGTTGCCGAGCGAACGGAAAAGATGGCAGCGGCCTTCGGTTTGTTGGGTATTACGTCGGCAAACGTGTTGTCTGAAACAGCTGGCGGTGTCACCGGCCTGGCTGACAAGCTCAATGATGTCAGCGGTGCCGCCGCAAAGACGGCCGCCGCAATGGACGACAACCTTGGCGGCAAAATCCGCATCATGCTCTCGGCCTTGGAAGGCTCGATGATTCAGCTCGGCGAATCGCTCACGCCAGTGTTAGAGCCGTTTATTCAGGATCTTACGACGGTATTGGGCAAAACGTCCGAATGGATCTCAAAGAATGAAGAACTTAACCAGTCGCTGCTGACTGTCCTGGGATCTGTTACGGCACTCGGCGGCGGACTGGTTGTCCTGGGAGCGTCTGTCTCAGCGGCGGGATTTGTAATGAAAGGTCTGGCGACGGCAATCGGTGCTGTTAAGGTTGTTCTCACCTCGGCAACGGTTCTGATGACCGGTTTCGGGATTGCATTGGGAGCGATGGCGCTTGTTGGTGTGATCATGCTGGTCTCGCAATTATCAGACAAATTCGGTGCGCTGAATAAAGAAATGGAACGTGGGGATGAGCTCACTAAAAAGTTGAATGATCGCACCAGCAAAAGGCAGAATGAGACACTCGCAAAAGCCGAAACGTTCTCCGATCCCAAGGCAAAACGCGGTTTTCTGGCTCGCGAGCTTCAAATGGCAAAAAAAGAGTTACAGGGCTATGAAGCGAGCGTGAAGGGAGCTCAGAAAGAGGTCGATCGACTTAACGCGAGCTGGCTCACGTTGCCTGGAAACAAGGTTCTGAAAGTCGCTGAGAAAGAACTGGAGGACACGCAAAACCGGCTCGATACGACAGCCAATTATGTGGATATCCTGCAAACAAAATTCAATGAACTCGGCAAAAAAAAGACGGAAGCCGATCCAACAGAAATGGTTGTCGGTCCTCAAATTGATCCTGCGATGCTTGATCAAAGAAGAGATCAAAGAAGAGATCAAAAAAAGAACGAACAGGATTCATTCGTTTCTCAAATCCTCGATTCCGTCCAGACTCCCGAAGAGAAGTTCGAGCAGTTCGCCAACGATCTGTACGACGCTCTGGAGCGTGGTGACATCTCCAACGAACAGTACGACCGCGCCTACGCGATGAAGCGAACCGAAGTACTCGGCGACGACGGCCAAAAAGATCTGGAACAATTCGCCGACCAGGTGAATCGGCAAGCCGATCCGCTGGCTGAATTTCAAGAACGGATGCAGCAGCTCACCAAAGCGGTCGATGCCGGCCTGGTCTCGCAAGACGCGGCCGACAAATTCAAAGAAGAAGAATCAACATCACTGGCCAGAACACTCGGCCTCGAAGAGGCCAGCGAGAACGCCAGCAATAAAACGAACCGAGCCGTCGAACTCGGATCCTCTGAAGGTTTGAACGCGGTTCTCTCAGCGGCCTTTCAGCCGAAGTCAGAACAGAAGAATCAGCAACTGCTCTCACAGATGGTCGCCGGTCTGCTCGATGGCAATGTCACACTCGCGCAGATCAAACAGACTCTGCAGGACGGCGACGGTCCCGAAACAACCAATTGGGGAGGAACCGCATGAGTGTCATTGCGTGGCATGAATTACCAGCCGATGAATTCAACGAAGATCGCTCGGGCGTGAAAGAACTTCGCCGACGATTCCGAGCCATCACAGACTCGGCCTGGGACACAGCCGAAACGGTCAAAGAATATCCGCTCTTTCCGCGTCGCTGGGAAGCCCTACTGGAAGATCCCACGATGCGGTGCGTTTCACGACGCGCAACTCAAAAACCGAAAGCCGGCGAAGAATGGGATTGCGAAGCCTTCTACACAAACGATCTGTTCGATCAAAAAGAAAACCCACTCGACCGACCACCGTCAATCGACTGGTCATCCGTTGAATATCAGGTTGCCGTCCCGAAAGATCTCGACGGAAAACCGTTCACGACAGTGACCGGAGAACCACTCTCCGAGGTCCTGGTCGAAATGCCGGGCCTGATTGCCGACATCGAAGTGCCCGTGGCCGAGAAACCAAAATGGTTTCGGCAGTACTCAGGCGGCGTCGTCAATTCCGGAGCCGTCCGGTTCGATGGCGAGACGTTCGAAAAAGGGGAACTGCGAATCAAGTCCGCCGGCTGCAGCCGTTATCAATACGATCAGGGAATCCGCTTCCGTACTCTCCGGATGCAATTGCAAAGCCGTCCAGGAGGCTGGCAAAAGCGAATCCTCAATCGTGGATTTTATGAATTGATCAAACGCACGGTGCAAGTCGAAGTCGACGATGGCAATGGCGGTACCCAACTGGAAGATCAGATCAAACATGAATTCCAACAAATCAAAGTCGATGGTGTCCCGTCCGTGGAACCGCAGCTGCTCGATGCCGATGGCCGATTCCTGCAGCTGGTAAAAGATGGCCAGCTCGATCCCGAAAAGTTTGCCGACGTCGTCATCTTGGATTTCCGCGTTCGTGAGGCTCTCGATTTTTCCGTACTCCCCCTCAAAACAGGCTAGGATTTTTAATATGTCACGTCTGACTTATCGCGGCGATTCTCCCAACGTCGCCCAACAAACACTGCTGCCGAATCCGCCAGCCGGTTTTGCCGGATCCATCAAAATCGGCATTTCCAACAAGTCGATCGAGTTCGACACTTGGAGCAAATCCACGATCGCGGCCGGCTGGAATTCGGCCAGTTCGCCCGAATTCAAAACCGCACGTGCTTCTGTTGTCGATGCTGGAGTCCTCCTCACCGCCGCAACACCTGGTGTGCCGTTTCTGGCGTGGATCAACTACGGCGGTTCATCCACGTTCAACGAAGTGGTGTTGATCAGCAAAGCCAATTTCAGCGGATCCACATCGGGCACCATCGACGGCTTATTTGCTGGCGAATCATTCACACTCGATCATGATTTCGATGCGTCCGATCTGCAGGCGGAACTGGAAGCCCTGGATGCGATCAACCAGGGCGATGTGGTTGTGGAAGATGTTTCCGACGAATTGATTCGCGTCACATTCCAGGGGCAATTCGCCGGTCAGAATGTGAGCGATTTGACACTCTCCGGAGAGGACCTTCGTGGGGGAACGGCTGACGTCTCCATTGAATCACTCCGCAGTTATTCCGCCGGACAAAACGAAATCCAGCGAATCATTATTGGAGGAGCTCCGGAATCTGGGGCCATCATTTACGGACTGGACGGCACGCCGATCGGTCCGGTCGATTTTGATGCGGATGAGGCCGAGTATCAAACCGCATTTGATGATGCATTGGGAGCGGACAATTCCGAAGTGACGTTCGTCACCGATGATGGCGAAACCGGACCACTCCAAAAACTGTTCGGCACAACCAAGGTCAATTCCGATGATGGTTATGCAACATCCGAAAGTTTCGAGACGACTGGCGGCATGAAGATTGGCCATGGCATTGATTCCGTCGGTCAGATCGTCAGTAGCATGTTCATGTTGATTGATCTCAATGGGACGCTGCCAGGTAACGTCGATCTCGATCTGGCTCGACTGACTCTCAATCGCATCAGCTCAACACCGAACGCGGCGGTGAAGGTTGAAATTCAAGCCATCGACCAGGCGTCCCCTTTGGCAATTGCGGATGATACTGATTTGCTGACACGTCCGCTGACAACGGCAAAAGTCGTCACGACGCTGTACGGTTCCTCAAACACGATCGTCCTTTCGACACTCGCTCCCATCATTCAGGAGTTGATGGATTCCTATGGCGACCTCACGAAAGTGCTGCTGCATTTCAAATGCATTGCCCCGACGACTGGCAACATCACCTTCGAAGATCATTCGGTCGGATACGTCGACGGAGAAGGGCCAAGACTCGAAGTGCATTATCGTGATGGTGAAACCGGTCCAACGGTGATCGATGTCGAATTCATGGGAACGCTTGC from Rubinisphaera italica includes the following:
- a CDS encoding phage tail tape measure protein, which gives rise to MSARDTRAGGAYVEVYAKTTKAEQALTRVANRLKAFGAQTMTIGRNMVLGGSLAAAGLIPVITTLSTFEDQVSAVGAVSNASANDLEMLRAKAKQLGATTSFTATQVAQIMTELGRAGFTAGQVDKMTESVLALSRATGTEAAISAGIMASSIRQFGLGAEDAARVADVLTLAANSTFNTVEGLGESLKYAGPVAKSLGMSFEDTVALLGVLGNVGIQGSEAGTALRRLGVISAGSGEQLEKIFGVSNVDAANNLKPLIQILDEINEATKNMPVAERTEKMAAAFGLLGITSANVLSETAGGVTGLADKLNDVSGAAAKTAAAMDDNLGGKIRIMLSALEGSMIQLGESLTPVLEPFIQDLTTVLGKTSEWISKNEELNQSLLTVLGSVTALGGGLVVLGASVSAAGFVMKGLATAIGAVKVVLTSATVLMTGFGIALGAMALVGVIMLVSQLSDKFGALNKEMERGDELTKKLNDRTSKRQNETLAKAETFSDPKAKRGFLARELQMAKKELQGYEASVKGAQKEVDRLNASWLTLPGNKVLKVAEKELEDTQNRLDTTANYVDILQTKFNELGKKKTEADPTEMVVGPQIDPAMLDQRRDQRRDQKKNEQDSFVSQILDSVQTPEEKFEQFANDLYDALERGDISNEQYDRAYAMKRTEVLGDDGQKDLEQFADQVNRQADPLAEFQERMQQLTKAVDAGLVSQDAADKFKEEESTSLARTLGLEEASENASNKTNRAVELGSSEGLNAVLSAAFQPKSEQKNQQLLSQMVAGLLDGNVTLAQIKQTLQDGDGPETTNWGGTA
- a CDS encoding major capsid protein — translated: MADNLKTLADLLVVNTAGAADIEVSDLLNDAAILNRLAATEASDGTLHKYTKENGAPVVGFRAPNTGRDISKSTDELVTIELKILSANTRCDQAIANSYKKGGPEAYVGKEARRHLKQAFFMAEQQSIYGTGNDADGFTGLIDNDIVKFKDSDMVVDAGGDTVNGTSSVWFFVTNDEETDVTAIAGQDGKIDIGETVTIEGYDADGKGLPMYYTPIEGWMGLQVGSIHSVGRICNIDFDHPLTDELLSKLLEKFPKMPAFGAFSRTTRGQLQRSRTTYSPTGMPAPLPQEYEGVPLIVAESLKNTEAVTAAAA
- a CDS encoding phage portal protein → MIATAEQLGCFSGSTELQYAAAEGSTRRQAPPLNLRTEDHVLKTSARKRLISNSRDLRRNFALAGWVIRKHLDYVASFEFQMQTPNKKFNAAVEKLMKRWSKPNCDVSGRFTLRKMLRLLESKAVLDGDAGFMKVAQFRNGKRFPKLQGIEGDRLMNPDKPKDPDRWEKGIKVDSAYRHQAYGIGRRTRNGRLELERVVTASRMVWHNGYVENFDQIRGISPLAPGLNTMRDTYEGFDYALARMKIAQLFAFKITRKMEQLEEEAGGYGLKTATDEDEETGESKKYEVDFGRGPAFLDLDPGDDAAFLESAQPSDQFQSFTMHAIQMSLKALDIPFSFYSEDFTNFFGSRGALMHYERSCSDRRETLQEILRQITIWLLQIWIIDGDLELPKGWTIGDLEFYWNSVGIPWWDPAKEIKGDLMAIKAGLDTPQRICKERGRGDFYENLEELKKAKDAAEDLGLELSFDAPGEAKPKPAKEGEDDADDDEE